The following nucleotide sequence is from Microbulbifer sp. A4B17.
AAGCTGCGAGAGTGGATTATCGATAGTATCCCCCTCTCCCTGCGACAATCCCTGGCAGCGGGTATCGGCCTGTTCCTGGCGATCATTGCCTTGAAGAGTGCCGGTATCGTTGTGGCCAGCCCTGCCACCCTGGTAACCCTGGGCGACCTCAAGTCAATCGAGGCGATACTGGCAGCGCTGGGCTTCTTTATTATCGTTGCCTTGTCCTACCGCCGTATGCTGGGCTCTGTGATGATCGGTATCCTCGCTGTAACCGTCATCGCCCTGGCAATCGGCAAGGTAGAGTTCACCGGCCTGGTATCCGCGCCGCCCAGCCTGGCGCCCACTTACCTCGAATTGGATATCGCCGGCGCCTTCGAAGTGGGCATGATCAGCGTGATCTTTGCCTTCCTGTTTGTCGACCTGTTCGACACCGCAGGCACCCTGTTGAGTGTTTCTGATCGCGCCAAACTATTAGATAAAGATGGCAAATTGCCAGGTATGGGCAAGGCCCTGATGGCCGACAGCTCCGCATCTGTTGTTGGTTCTGTGCTGGGCTCCTCCACCACAACCTGTTATGTAGAGAGCACTGCGGGCATTACCGCCGGTGGTCGCACAGGCCTGACTGCAGTGGTTTGCGCCGGCCTGTTCCTGTTGGCGACCTTCTTCTCTCCCCTAATCGGTATGATTCCGGCCTATGCAACCGCAGGCGCTCTGCTGTATGTTGGCGTCCTGATGACTTCCGGTATGTCATCTATTGATTGGGATGACATTACCGAGGCCGCTCCGGCAGTGATTGCCGCAGTAATGATGCCTCTGTCGTTCTCTATCGCGCACGGAATCGCCTTGGGCTTTATTTCCTACGCAGTTATTAAAACGCTGAGCGGACGTAGTAAAGACGTCAGTATCAGTGTCTACGTGTTAGCGGCACTCTTTGTTGCCAAGTTCGCCTTTTTCTGAGGGGTACATTGATGAAAAAGCACTTTATTAGCGCACAGCAGCTCCTGATAGACTCTTATGCTCTCGCCGAGCAAATCTATAAGGACGGCTTCCGCCCCAACTATATTGTCGGTGTTTGGCGCGGTGGCGCTCCTGTGGGCATCGCTGTACAAGAGCTGCTGCACGTGATGGGAGTAGATGCAGACCATATCGCTATCCGCACTTCCTCCTATCTCGGTATTGGTGAACGTGACAAGAAAGTGCGCGTGCATGGCCTGAACTACCTGATCAAGCGCCTGGAATCCCACGATTCCCTGTTGATCGTGGACGATGTGCACGACTCTGGCCTGAGTATTGAGCAAACTATCGAAGACCTGCGCGCTGCCTGTAAGAAGAACACGCCGGAGATTCGTATCGCGACCCCTTACTACAAGCCGAAGAACAACAAGGCCAAGCGCGAGCCGGATTACTTTATCCACAAGACTGAAGAGTGGTTGGTATTCCCCCACGAGATCGACGGCCTGTCCCGAGAGGAGATTCTGGAGAACAAACCAGAACTCGCCCCCTATGTGGACAGAATCGCCACTGCTGTTTAATCAGCAATATTACCGGGGGCTAATGCCCCCGGTTCTCTTTCTTCTTCCCCCCTAAGCTCATTCAATACTCCCTCTGCTCTATCACAGAGTCGACACCAACATCACACCCGGGCCCAGTTGCAGGCAATACTTCAATCCCCTATTAGTAAATCCCACTTATGAAACTAAAGTTAGTGTGAATCAATTTATAAAGTAATAAAGTTGGTCCAAAATTAAGGCGACAAGGCCAAGTGTCGGAAAATAAAAATGAACGACAAATCAGCGGGACTTAGTGAATCGCAGCTAAATGCTTACTGGATGCCTTTTACCGGTAATCGCCAATTCAAAAGAGACCCCCGCATCATTACTGCAGCCAGTGGCTGCTATTACCAGAGTGCCGATGGCCGCCCCATATTCGACGGTCTGTCTGGTATGTGGACCTGTGGTGCAGGACACAACCGCCGGGAAATAATCGATTCCATCTCAAAACAGGCAGGTCTGCTGGACTATGCCCCCGCCTTCCAATATGGCCACCCTGGGGCATTCCAGCTAGCGGAGCGTATCGGCCAGATGATGCCCAGAGGGCTCAACCGTATTTTCTTCACAAACTCCGGTTCAGAGTCCGCTGAAACCTCCCTTAAAATTGCACGTGCCTATTGGCAGAAGATGGGAACACCGGGAAAAACAAAGTTCATTGGACGCGTCAAAGGCTATCACGGAGTTAATTTTGGCGGGCTTAGTGTGGGTGGTATCAGTGCTAATCGTGCAGTATTTGGTACATCTTTAGACTCCGATCACCTTCACCATACCCTCTTGCCCGAAAACCGCTTCAGCAAAGGACAACCTGATCAAGGGGGCCGCCTGGCAGACGAACTGCTGGAACTGATCAAATTGCACGATGCTGAGAATATTGCAGCTGTTATTGTTGAACCTGTAGCGGGTTCCGCAGGGGTATTGCCCCCGCCAAGAGGCTACCTGCATCGCTTGAGGGAGATTTGTACCCAGTACGGCATATTGCTGATATTCGATGAGGTCATTACTGCTTTTGGACGCATGGGGAAGGCCACCGGCGCAGAGTTCTTTGGGGTAACCCCGGATATCCTCAACACAGCCAAACAGCTCACCAATGGAGCCGTTCCTATGGGCGCTGTAGCGGTACGCCAAGATATCTACGATATTTTTATGGAAACCGGTGGACCGGACTACCAACTGGAGCTTCCTCACGGCTACACCTACTCAGGACATCCACTGGCCTGCGCCGCAGCATTGGCAACACTGGATATTTTGCAAGGGGAAAAACTCATTGAACGATCTGCCGAGCTTGCCCATATTCTGGAAGAGCACATCCACCAACTCAAGGGGTTACCCCTGATTGAAGATATTCGTAATTGTGGGCTCGCCGCAGGCCTGACTATCGAAGCGGCTCCAGATGAGCCATTACTCAGGCCCTACTTAATTGCCATAAAAATGTGGGAAAAAGGTTTTTATATTCGCTACGGAGGCGACACATTGCAACTTGGCGTCCCATTTATAGCCCAGGCAGAAGAAATTGACGGAATTATCAACGCGTTAGCCGAATCCATTCTAGAAGTCGCAAATGGCCAATAACCAGCATACATTCCCCCACCATTTTCCAAAAAAATCCCCCCACAAATAGGGCAAATTTTTATCACCGTCTGGCAGTTAATAATGTTACAAAGTGGGTCACAAATAGTAATTTAATAATCCACTTTTAAAAATAATCCCATGAACAAATATATTAACCTTACAGATGTACCACTAAAGTACAAAGTGGTTATATCGATTCTATTTGGTATTTTATTAAGTTCCTGTGAGCAAAGACCTACCGAGCAAGAAATAATCTCGCCGACACAGCCAAACATATCTTCTATTAGAATTACAGCACCAGGACTTTCAGAGTCTTATGCTGACCTTCGCCACCAGCAAATTGCTGAGGTAGACTATAGATTGAGTATCAATCTGGATAGTCAAACTAAAAACTTCTCCGGAATTGTGCATGCAGATATCAATTTTAGAAAAATACTTGAACAGCCGCTCACTATCGATTTTTCCGGTGGTGCGGTTGATTCAATTCAGGTAGATGGAAGATCTGTCCCATTTGAGTACAACAATTACTTTATTTCTATTGATTATCAAAATCTACCGGAAAAATCCCACACGATTACGGTGAATTATCAACACCCATACTCTAACAATGGCTCAGGATTACATCGCTTTAAAGACCCCAAAGACGAAAAGGTCTATTTATATACGGACTTTGAACCTTATGATGCCAATCGCCTATTCCCACATTTTGACCAACCCAACTTG
It contains:
- a CDS encoding NCS2 family permease, with amino-acid sequence MKPTDIQTSATPGSDIPQVGGNGSFLEKLFKLSERQTNVRREVIAGVTTFLTMAYIIFVNPNILAAAGMDKGAVFMATCLAAAIGCLIMGLYANYPIALAPGMGLNAFFAYVVVGEMGYSWQVALGAVFISGVIFLLLSIFKLREWIIDSIPLSLRQSLAAGIGLFLAIIALKSAGIVVASPATLVTLGDLKSIEAILAALGFFIIVALSYRRMLGSVMIGILAVTVIALAIGKVEFTGLVSAPPSLAPTYLELDIAGAFEVGMISVIFAFLFVDLFDTAGTLLSVSDRAKLLDKDGKLPGMGKALMADSSASVVGSVLGSSTTTCYVESTAGITAGGRTGLTAVVCAGLFLLATFFSPLIGMIPAYATAGALLYVGVLMTSGMSSIDWDDITEAAPAVIAAVMMPLSFSIAHGIALGFISYAVIKTLSGRSKDVSISVYVLAALFVAKFAFF
- a CDS encoding phosphoribosyltransferase, whose product is MKKHFISAQQLLIDSYALAEQIYKDGFRPNYIVGVWRGGAPVGIAVQELLHVMGVDADHIAIRTSSYLGIGERDKKVRVHGLNYLIKRLESHDSLLIVDDVHDSGLSIEQTIEDLRAACKKNTPEIRIATPYYKPKNNKAKREPDYFIHKTEEWLVFPHEIDGLSREEILENKPELAPYVDRIATAV
- a CDS encoding aspartate aminotransferase family protein gives rise to the protein MNDKSAGLSESQLNAYWMPFTGNRQFKRDPRIITAASGCYYQSADGRPIFDGLSGMWTCGAGHNRREIIDSISKQAGLLDYAPAFQYGHPGAFQLAERIGQMMPRGLNRIFFTNSGSESAETSLKIARAYWQKMGTPGKTKFIGRVKGYHGVNFGGLSVGGISANRAVFGTSLDSDHLHHTLLPENRFSKGQPDQGGRLADELLELIKLHDAENIAAVIVEPVAGSAGVLPPPRGYLHRLREICTQYGILLIFDEVITAFGRMGKATGAEFFGVTPDILNTAKQLTNGAVPMGAVAVRQDIYDIFMETGGPDYQLELPHGYTYSGHPLACAAALATLDILQGEKLIERSAELAHILEEHIHQLKGLPLIEDIRNCGLAAGLTIEAAPDEPLLRPYLIAIKMWEKGFYIRYGGDTLQLGVPFIAQAEEIDGIINALAESILEVANGQ